A portion of the Leptospira mtsangambouensis genome contains these proteins:
- a CDS encoding TetR/AcrR family transcriptional regulator, translated as MAKKIKHKPGRPKKGQTQITREFVLDSAWDLVMDQGLSEFRLAGLAENLGIRTPSLYNHIRDLEDVRREMKRRSLQILGDRLSLKSKTSNGGSEGISEFLNTYRSFAKSHPHVYPLTIESTESDPELKPMGDRILETCMEVFQFQALDETAVHRIRILRSLLHGFIVLEEAGGFGRKESIEDSFKKITESLESGRLW; from the coding sequence ATGGCAAAAAAAATAAAACACAAACCAGGTAGACCCAAAAAAGGCCAAACACAAATCACAAGAGAATTTGTTTTGGATTCTGCTTGGGACTTGGTGATGGACCAGGGACTTTCTGAATTTCGACTGGCAGGACTTGCGGAAAATTTAGGTATCCGTACACCCTCACTTTACAACCACATCCGCGATTTAGAGGATGTGCGTAGGGAAATGAAAAGAAGGTCCTTGCAAATATTAGGTGATAGGCTTTCTCTGAAGTCCAAAACTTCGAATGGTGGATCCGAAGGAATTTCCGAATTTTTAAATACTTACAGAAGTTTTGCGAAGTCTCACCCCCATGTTTACCCTTTAACCATTGAATCGACAGAATCCGATCCTGAACTAAAACCCATGGGTGATAGGATTTTGGAAACTTGCATGGAAGTCTTTCAGTTCCAAGCCTTGGATGAAACAGCAGTCCATAGGATTCGGATTTTACGTTCTCTCTTACACGGGTTTATTGTTTTAGAAGAAGCTGGCGGGTTTGGCCGGAAAGAATCCATTGAGGATAGTTTTAAGAAAATAACAGAATCATTGGAATCTGGTAGACTCTGGTAA
- a CDS encoding alpha/beta fold hydrolase — translation MKITYHKMILFFPFFFPYFLWGKDLTPELTAKTFYFQTNEGRVAYTKKGKGKLNLILLPGIGDRKESYVDLARILAKENSVYRFDLRGLGESDSSFSSYGPKETAEDILAFIREKDLKNVYIIANSMTAASAVYIRSKEKTRVLGLALSGPFVRDIEPMSFGMKALIHLAFRGPWGPSAWVSFYESLFPVHPPKDLKERSETLKMNLKEEGRMSAVRSMLLAPKTECEENLPQASGNVLVVMGSKDPDFDSPKEEAEWIAKTLDGSVKIYEDVGHYPFVEEPSRFASDVELLWQKK, via the coding sequence ATGAAAATTACCTACCACAAAATGATTCTATTTTTCCCATTTTTTTTCCCTTACTTTCTTTGGGGAAAAGATCTAACACCTGAACTTACTGCAAAAACTTTTTATTTTCAGACAAATGAAGGCCGAGTTGCTTACACAAAAAAAGGTAAGGGCAAACTCAATTTAATTTTACTTCCAGGGATTGGAGACAGGAAGGAAAGTTATGTAGACCTTGCGAGGATTCTTGCCAAAGAGAATTCTGTGTATCGTTTTGATTTACGAGGACTTGGAGAATCTGATTCCAGTTTTTCTTCCTATGGACCCAAAGAAACAGCAGAAGATATTTTGGCATTTATCAGGGAGAAAGATTTAAAAAATGTCTATATCATTGCAAATTCGATGACCGCAGCATCGGCTGTATACATTCGTTCGAAAGAAAAAACTAGGGTTTTGGGTTTGGCTCTTTCTGGTCCTTTCGTTCGCGATATAGAACCAATGTCTTTTGGAATGAAGGCACTCATCCATCTTGCCTTTCGTGGACCTTGGGGCCCAAGTGCCTGGGTTTCTTTTTATGAATCTTTATTTCCAGTCCATCCACCCAAAGATCTAAAAGAAAGATCTGAAACATTAAAAATGAATCTAAAGGAAGAGGGTCGTATGTCAGCTGTTAGATCCATGTTACTTGCACCCAAAACGGAATGTGAGGAAAACTTGCCACAGGCATCAGGCAATGTCCTTGTGGTAATGGGTTCCAAAGATCCCGATTTTGATTCCCCCAAAGAAGAAGCCGAATGGATCGCCAAAACTTTGGATGGATCAGTCAAAATTTATGAAGACGTTGGTCATTATCCTTTTGTGGAAGAACCTTCTCGATTTGCATCCGATGTAGAACTGTTATGGCAAAAAAAATAA
- a CDS encoding ABC transporter ATP-binding protein/permease, with amino-acid sequence MPLDKKRKPSENWMRLTNTIRQLIQSKQGPTAIRYGIILIILVILFNVFNVINSYVGRDFISSIERKNTTAFYTNAFLYAIVFIISSGIGSINRYAEERLGILWREQLTWKFTENYLTERTFQKIIGGPGIENPDQRITDDVKAFTTTTISFTLLFIGGVFSAISFSGVLWSINPLLFLVAVTYAFLGTISTIFLGKSLIRLNYDQLDMEASYRADLLHIRQHAESIAVTHREARMSVRLKSRLRKLVNNFRKLISVNLRLSFFTNNYNYFIQIIPMLIIAPSYMRGEIEFGVITQAALAFTTLLNAFSLIVTQFQSISAFSAVVKRLNSLETAMLHSEADEKQKRETNYSSDEISFENFTLYSNDRSKLLVDSLDLKIQRRERWLLTSPDETVKLSLFRSIAGISNHSEGKIKKPNLEEILFLPEQPYLPPGRLRNVIVPAYRNLDVSDSEILVELKKMGLETLVRRFGGLRTLKEWNEELSLAEKYKIAVIRVLFAQPKFLILDRPGSSLGKFEISKILKLFHKLGVTTVVIAKDEETVLEYDHHLDISHFGKWTLSSTTRAEKH; translated from the coding sequence ATGCCTTTAGATAAAAAACGAAAACCATCCGAAAACTGGATGCGTTTAACAAACACCATACGGCAACTAATCCAATCGAAACAAGGACCAACTGCCATTCGTTATGGGATTATCCTAATCATCCTTGTGATTTTATTTAATGTATTCAATGTCATCAATAGTTATGTTGGCCGCGATTTTATTTCCTCCATTGAGAGGAAAAACACAACCGCCTTTTATACTAATGCTTTTCTTTATGCGATTGTTTTTATTATTTCTTCAGGTATCGGTTCCATCAATCGGTATGCAGAGGAAAGACTTGGTATCTTATGGAGAGAACAACTTACCTGGAAATTCACTGAAAACTATTTAACCGAAAGAACCTTCCAAAAAATCATTGGTGGCCCTGGCATCGAAAACCCGGACCAAAGGATTACCGATGATGTCAAAGCATTCACCACCACAACGATTTCTTTCACCTTACTTTTTATCGGTGGAGTGTTCTCTGCAATTTCCTTTTCTGGAGTTCTTTGGAGCATTAACCCTTTATTGTTTTTGGTGGCAGTCACTTATGCATTTTTAGGAACAATCTCCACCATCTTTCTTGGAAAATCGCTCATTCGTCTTAACTATGATCAATTGGATATGGAAGCAAGTTACAGGGCCGATCTTTTGCATATCCGCCAACATGCAGAGTCCATTGCTGTGACTCATAGAGAAGCGAGGATGTCCGTTCGATTGAAATCAAGACTTCGTAAATTAGTGAATAATTTTCGCAAACTCATTTCTGTAAACTTGCGACTTAGTTTTTTTACAAATAATTATAATTACTTCATTCAGATCATACCCATGCTCATCATCGCTCCCAGTTATATGAGAGGAGAAATTGAATTTGGAGTCATCACGCAGGCGGCTCTTGCTTTTACTACTTTACTCAATGCTTTTTCTTTGATTGTGACACAATTCCAATCCATCTCTGCTTTTTCTGCTGTGGTCAAACGACTGAATTCACTGGAAACAGCTATGTTACACTCAGAAGCAGATGAAAAACAAAAACGAGAAACAAATTATAGTTCTGATGAAATTAGTTTTGAAAACTTTACTTTATATTCCAATGACCGATCTAAACTTTTAGTTGATAGTTTAGATCTAAAGATCCAAAGAAGAGAACGTTGGCTTTTGACTTCACCAGATGAAACAGTGAAACTGAGTTTGTTCAGATCCATTGCTGGGATCAGCAATCACAGTGAAGGTAAAATCAAAAAACCGAATTTAGAAGAAATTCTATTTTTGCCAGAACAACCTTATTTGCCGCCTGGTAGACTCCGCAATGTGATTGTTCCTGCATACAGAAACCTCGATGTGTCCGATTCGGAAATTCTTGTTGAACTTAAAAAAATGGGACTTGAAACTTTGGTGCGTCGTTTTGGTGGTCTAAGAACCTTAAAAGAATGGAACGAAGAACTTTCGTTAGCTGAAAAGTACAAAATTGCAGTCATCCGTGTTCTTTTTGCCCAACCAAAGTTTTTGATTTTGGATCGTCCAGGATCAAGCCTTGGGAAATTTGAAATTTCAAAAATTTTAAAACTCTTTCACAAACTGGGAGTGACAACTGTTGTCATTGCCAAGGATGAAGAGACCGTTTTGGAATATGATCATCACCTGGACATTTCTCATTTTGGGAAATGGACCTTAAGTTCAACCACAAGAGCAGAAAAACATTGA
- a CDS encoding GH36-type glycosyl hydrolase domain-containing protein → MKQSIKNQSQLKFQFLSNGNIHSIRFEDLFVNLYLGNEMEPNINNLFLRIHTKDGLVLYPLFGSNTNSQFQIIDSFYLSQGKIHGLDCNLSLELHPNLPAWRYKIQITNNNKETLDYDLVYVQDIGICDYGAARLNEFFVCHYIHHEPIDTKEYGYGILSRQNETIAGKNPASFLFSTSPISSFVTDGLDLYPDGIRKKLPAKRRQGEHSIIGLERLKTRLLPGESEETCFYGYLFADLKTLSSFPEVQTLIQKIRMGWNESPNWGTENLQSSQSLFSSAKRIEGETATESDLKTLFPNEWREVEFSPSGKILSFFTDESTHVVSKEKEALCLRPHGQILRTGVPKVPEESSLTGTCYFNGIFLSQLTEGHTSINQYLSRNHSYLNFFHSYGFRIFIEEDSGFALLDTPSFLRMEPNQMEWIYLLEKEILRIQVEATNDHQFLIQMATNNTQAKQIFLSFHIALDGDNGTLELPPVITKNKTNIYIQPNPNSPLFQRLEGKGFRICGEDLSDWKVSDDSLLFLDGKSRGQSYLTAKIQVHSNLQFSIQGDMTPSLKPKTKKDNLTHIFSLTKNLPIGKIKNQELEVFHQIKEILPWFEQNAHIHYLNPRGLEQYSGGGWGTRDVCQGAFEYLLATGDFESCRTLLLTVFEEQNEDGDWPQWFMLYPRDKTIRAGDSHGDIVYWPILALSTYLERTGDLSFLDLKTNGIHRKEQKKILDAVEKTISLINKRLVANTNLPIYGNGDWNDSLQPVKENFRTHAVSTWTAELQSLTYQALIQIYQQTDDREKVEFYQRELETIKQNIKEHCMAEETLTGLRYFDGTDSQKFFLHPSDTKTGIRYSILPMIYGILAEVLDPKEAEFHLTLIKNFLTGPDGVRLFDAPILYSDGNNLEFKRAETASYFGREIGLMYTHAHLRYCEALAYMGKSEDFFHNLNLVNPIGIQKKVPASNHRQSNCYYSSSDGLFFDRYEAKEKYKDLLAGKIPLEGGWRVYSSGPGIYIKLVYECLFGIRVFFDALEIDPILPKGLDGFEWDVRFLEKDLKIIYRVESENASIESVDMNGKPIAFQREANRYRRGCIRVKFRDLELNLKNDHNQLILTLR, encoded by the coding sequence TTGAAACAATCCATCAAAAACCAATCACAATTAAAATTTCAATTTTTATCCAATGGAAATATACATTCCATTCGTTTTGAAGATTTGTTTGTGAATCTTTATCTTGGAAATGAGATGGAGCCGAACATAAATAATCTTTTTTTACGAATCCATACAAAAGACGGATTGGTTTTATATCCCTTGTTTGGATCCAATACAAATTCCCAATTTCAAATTATTGATTCTTTTTATCTTTCCCAAGGAAAAATTCATGGATTGGATTGCAACTTGTCTTTGGAACTCCATCCAAATCTCCCTGCTTGGCGATACAAAATACAAATCACAAACAATAACAAGGAAACATTGGACTATGATTTGGTTTATGTGCAAGATATAGGAATTTGCGATTATGGTGCTGCTAGATTAAATGAATTCTTTGTTTGCCATTACATCCACCATGAACCGATCGACACAAAAGAATATGGTTATGGCATTCTTTCTAGGCAAAACGAAACCATAGCAGGAAAAAACCCAGCCTCTTTTTTGTTTAGCACAAGTCCCATTTCCTCTTTTGTTACTGATGGATTGGACTTATATCCAGATGGTATAAGGAAAAAACTTCCCGCAAAACGAAGACAAGGTGAACATTCGATCATTGGCCTTGAAAGACTAAAAACCCGATTACTTCCAGGAGAGTCAGAAGAAACATGTTTTTATGGTTATCTATTCGCTGACCTAAAAACCCTATCATCCTTTCCTGAAGTTCAAACCCTAATCCAAAAGATTCGAATGGGCTGGAACGAGAGTCCAAATTGGGGAACCGAAAATTTGCAAAGTTCGCAAAGTCTTTTTTCTTCCGCAAAACGAATCGAAGGTGAAACTGCCACAGAATCTGATTTAAAAACTCTATTTCCAAACGAATGGAGAGAAGTGGAATTTTCTCCTTCGGGTAAGATTCTTTCTTTTTTTACAGATGAGTCCACCCATGTAGTCTCAAAAGAAAAAGAGGCACTTTGTCTCAGACCTCACGGACAAATTCTAAGGACAGGGGTTCCCAAAGTTCCAGAGGAATCTTCGCTCACGGGAACTTGCTATTTTAATGGGATTTTTTTATCTCAACTGACAGAAGGTCATACGAGCATCAACCAATACTTATCACGTAACCATAGTTATCTAAATTTTTTCCATTCTTATGGATTTCGTATTTTTATAGAAGAGGATTCTGGGTTTGCCCTTTTGGACACACCTTCTTTTTTACGAATGGAACCTAACCAAATGGAATGGATCTACTTACTAGAAAAAGAAATTTTACGTATCCAGGTAGAGGCCACAAACGATCATCAATTTTTGATTCAAATGGCAACAAACAACACACAGGCGAAACAGATTTTTTTATCGTTTCACATTGCCCTTGATGGAGATAACGGAACTTTAGAACTCCCGCCTGTGATCACAAAAAATAAAACCAATATCTATATACAACCAAATCCAAATTCTCCCCTATTCCAAAGACTGGAAGGAAAAGGATTTCGAATCTGTGGAGAAGACCTCAGTGATTGGAAAGTTTCCGATGATTCACTTTTATTTTTGGATGGGAAATCAAGAGGACAATCCTATCTCACAGCAAAGATACAAGTACATTCGAACCTTCAGTTTTCGATCCAAGGAGATATGACTCCTTCTCTTAAACCCAAAACCAAAAAAGATAACCTAACGCATATTTTTTCTCTTACAAAGAATCTTCCAATAGGAAAAATCAAAAACCAGGAATTAGAAGTTTTCCACCAAATCAAAGAAATCCTTCCTTGGTTCGAACAAAATGCACACATTCACTATTTAAATCCAAGAGGACTCGAACAATATTCGGGAGGAGGATGGGGAACGAGAGATGTCTGCCAAGGTGCTTTTGAGTATTTACTTGCCACCGGTGATTTCGAATCCTGCCGAACACTACTTCTTACTGTATTTGAGGAACAAAATGAGGATGGTGATTGGCCACAATGGTTTATGCTCTATCCTCGTGACAAAACGATTCGAGCTGGAGATTCACATGGAGACATTGTATATTGGCCCATTCTTGCTCTCTCCACTTACTTAGAAAGAACAGGTGATCTTTCCTTCCTTGATCTTAAAACCAATGGAATTCATAGAAAAGAACAAAAAAAGATTTTGGACGCAGTGGAGAAAACAATTTCTCTCATAAACAAACGTTTGGTGGCAAATACAAACCTTCCTATCTATGGAAATGGGGATTGGAATGATTCCTTACAACCAGTAAAAGAAAATTTCAGAACTCATGCAGTCAGCACTTGGACTGCCGAATTACAATCGCTTACCTATCAGGCATTGATCCAAATTTACCAACAAACAGATGATAGAGAGAAAGTAGAATTTTACCAAAGAGAACTAGAGACCATCAAACAAAATATCAAAGAACATTGTATGGCGGAGGAAACCCTAACCGGTTTACGATACTTTGATGGTACCGATTCCCAAAAATTCTTTTTACATCCAAGTGATACAAAAACCGGAATCCGTTATAGCATCCTTCCCATGATTTATGGAATATTAGCAGAGGTTTTGGATCCCAAAGAGGCAGAGTTTCACCTAACCCTCATTAAAAATTTTCTAACTGGTCCTGATGGAGTTCGTTTATTCGATGCACCTATTCTTTATTCAGATGGAAATAACCTTGAATTTAAGAGAGCAGAAACAGCCAGTTACTTTGGAAGGGAAATTGGACTTATGTATACCCATGCCCATTTACGTTATTGTGAAGCGTTGGCCTATATGGGTAAGTCCGAAGATTTTTTTCACAACTTAAACTTAGTGAACCCCATAGGAATCCAAAAGAAGGTTCCCGCAAGTAACCATAGACAATCTAACTGCTATTATTCGAGTTCCGATGGTTTATTTTTTGATAGGTATGAAGCAAAAGAAAAATATAAAGATTTGTTAGCGGGCAAAATCCCTTTGGAAGGCGGATGGCGTGTTTATTCCAGCGGTCCAGGAATTTATATCAAACTAGTTTATGAATGTTTGTTTGGGATTCGTGTTTTTTTCGACGCCCTCGAAATAGATCCTATCCTTCCAAAAGGTTTAGATGGATTCGAATGGGATGTTCGCTTTTTAGAAAAAGATTTAAAAATCATTTACCGTGTAGAATCAGAAAATGCAAGTATAGAATCAGTCGATATGAATGGAAAACCAATCGCATTCCAGAGAGAAGCAAACCGCTACCGCAGAGGTTGCATTCGAGTAAAGTTCAGAGACTTGGAATTAAATTTAAAAAACGATCACAATCAATTGATTTTGACACTACGATAA
- a CDS encoding P-II family nitrogen regulator, whose translation MKMIIAIIQPHKLEEVKAELTKNEIYRLTVSDVQGYGQQKGKTEVFRGHEYTVNLLRKVRLEIAVNDEFVKPTVDAILKAAKSGDGKIGDGKIFISPLEEVIRIRTGEKGKSAI comes from the coding sequence ATGAAAATGATCATTGCAATCATCCAACCACATAAGTTGGAAGAAGTTAAAGCAGAATTAACTAAAAACGAAATCTATCGTCTAACAGTGTCTGACGTTCAAGGTTACGGACAACAAAAAGGAAAAACAGAAGTTTTTCGTGGTCACGAATACACTGTAAACTTACTTAGAAAGGTTCGTTTGGAAATCGCGGTTAATGATGAATTCGTAAAACCAACTGTTGATGCAATTTTGAAAGCAGCAAAAAGTGGGGATGGAAAAATCGGTGACGGAAAGATCTTTATCTCTCCTCTCGAAGAAGTCATTCGAATCAGAACTGGCGAAAAAGGAAAAAGCGCCATTTAA
- a CDS encoding adenylate/guanylate cyclase domain-containing protein, with product MSIVTFEDQKDFPLKTNKPGATILETALKHEYPLYHLCGGNAKCTTCRVFITEGLSHLSTRNDREQTLADRKGWPSEIRLACQTEVFGDVTLRRIIKDNKDLKTVTSESKSSKTGEECYAVILFLDIKGFTAFTESSLPYDVVFVLNRFFQEMSEPILNNGGEIDKFIGDGILAFFQIGNKEEAIKNEESFKKAKQETIHSAIRACLRMFDQLKKFNLEMKDRFNFTFDIRIGLHAGNVIYGDIGHSEYKSQTVLGDTVNVASRLEALNKKTNTNFLVSDEIYHLIGPSLSVNKKIITKLRGKSEKMAAYSVLGFKVSDSILRIQKSFDHVLEHNPHWIEDYTEKLKSFVEENLHLHLNSEGFPIHSSEFLSVIESIIEKLGNRNSLKKEISKLTNIYESIGISKKDFPKLVPILISSIRENLPSEWNADLESIWNQVTMDLTIETIES from the coding sequence ATGTCCATTGTTACCTTCGAAGACCAAAAAGATTTTCCCCTAAAAACGAACAAACCAGGGGCCACCATCCTAGAAACTGCCTTAAAACACGAATATCCCCTCTACCATCTTTGCGGGGGAAATGCCAAATGCACCACATGTCGTGTTTTTATTACGGAAGGCCTTTCGCATCTCAGTACTCGCAACGATAGAGAACAAACTCTCGCAGATAGAAAAGGTTGGCCCTCTGAAATCCGACTCGCTTGCCAAACGGAAGTGTTTGGAGATGTCACACTGCGTAGGATCATAAAAGATAATAAGGATTTAAAAACGGTAACTAGCGAATCCAAATCTTCCAAAACAGGAGAAGAATGTTATGCGGTGATTCTTTTTCTTGATATCAAAGGATTTACAGCTTTTACCGAATCTAGTTTGCCTTATGATGTTGTTTTTGTTTTAAACCGTTTTTTTCAGGAGATGAGTGAACCAATCCTCAACAATGGAGGAGAAATTGATAAATTCATTGGAGATGGAATTTTAGCTTTTTTCCAAATTGGAAACAAAGAGGAGGCCATAAAAAACGAAGAAAGTTTCAAAAAAGCAAAACAAGAAACCATTCATTCCGCAATCCGTGCTTGTCTTCGTATGTTTGATCAATTGAAAAAATTCAATTTAGAAATGAAAGATAGGTTTAATTTTACCTTTGACATTCGCATTGGACTTCATGCAGGAAATGTCATTTACGGAGACATCGGCCACTCCGAGTACAAAAGCCAAACTGTGCTTGGGGATACTGTGAATGTGGCAAGTCGATTGGAAGCACTAAACAAAAAAACAAATACAAACTTTTTAGTCTCCGATGAAATTTATCATTTAATCGGCCCTTCTCTTTCTGTGAATAAAAAGATCATTACAAAACTTCGAGGTAAGTCAGAAAAAATGGCAGCCTATTCGGTGCTTGGTTTTAAAGTTTCGGATTCGATCCTCCGCATCCAAAAATCTTTTGATCATGTTTTAGAACACAATCCGCATTGGATAGAAGACTATACTGAAAAACTAAAAAGTTTTGTTGAAGAAAACTTACATCTTCATCTAAATTCAGAAGGATTCCCCATTCATTCTTCTGAATTTTTATCGGTCATCGAGTCTATAATTGAAAAGTTAGGAAACCGAAATTCTTTAAAAAAAGAAATATCTAAACTAACAAACATTTATGAGTCCATTGGTATCTCTAAAAAAGATTTTCCAAAACTAGTACCAATCCTTATTTCTTCCATTCGTGAAAATCTTCCTTCCGAGTGGAATGCCGATTTAGAATCAATCTGGAATCAAGTCACAATGGATCTCACCATCGAAACAATTGAATCGTAA
- a CDS encoding ammonium transporter: protein MKQYFKSIAFLLLVVPMFLFADEAATVANPAQETANAIQTLTVGLDTLWVLVAGMLVFFMNAGFALVESGFAQSKNTVNILAKNFIVFAAATFSYWAIGWGLMFGDGSPFMATEGLFFLGGADNSPAIGDAYQGVYSSMNWTGVPLLAKFFFQLVFAATAATIVSGAVAERIKFHSFLIFSFILVAVMYPFTGHWVWGGGWISALGFHDFAGSTVVHSVGGWAALAGAIVLGARKGKFLPDGRIKPILGHNMTSAALGTLILWLGWFGFNPGSTMGVGDGSVMAHVIVTTNISAALGALASTVTAWIILKKPDLGMILNGTLAGLVGITAPCAIVSPTSAAIIGAVSGALVVLSVLFFDKIKIDDPVGATSVHLVCGIWGTLAVAIFGYEGAPAGVEVPSILTQLYGILAIGGFTFVVSLVLWFVLKLAGGIRVGEEEELSGLDLGEHGAEAYPDFNIRARG from the coding sequence ATGAAACAGTATTTCAAATCAATCGCCTTCCTGCTCCTGGTTGTTCCGATGTTCCTTTTTGCAGATGAAGCTGCAACCGTCGCGAACCCGGCGCAAGAAACCGCAAACGCAATCCAAACTTTAACAGTTGGTTTAGACACCTTATGGGTGCTAGTCGCTGGTATGTTGGTATTCTTTATGAATGCCGGTTTTGCTCTCGTTGAATCGGGTTTTGCTCAATCAAAAAACACCGTAAACATTCTCGCAAAAAACTTTATCGTTTTTGCAGCTGCAACATTCTCTTATTGGGCAATTGGTTGGGGTTTGATGTTTGGTGACGGATCTCCCTTTATGGCAACGGAAGGTCTTTTTTTCTTAGGTGGAGCTGATAATTCTCCTGCCATTGGTGACGCATACCAAGGTGTGTATTCCTCTATGAATTGGACTGGTGTTCCTCTTCTTGCAAAGTTTTTCTTTCAATTGGTATTTGCCGCGACGGCAGCAACCATTGTTTCTGGAGCAGTAGCAGAACGGATTAAATTTCATTCTTTTCTTATCTTCTCTTTTATCCTTGTAGCAGTTATGTATCCATTCACAGGTCACTGGGTTTGGGGTGGTGGCTGGATTTCCGCACTTGGTTTCCATGACTTTGCTGGTTCTACCGTAGTACACTCCGTAGGTGGTTGGGCAGCTCTTGCTGGTGCAATCGTTCTTGGAGCAAGAAAAGGAAAATTTTTACCTGATGGTAGAATCAAACCAATTCTTGGTCACAACATGACTTCTGCGGCACTTGGAACTCTTATCCTTTGGCTCGGATGGTTTGGATTTAACCCAGGTTCTACTATGGGTGTAGGTGACGGAAGTGTGATGGCACATGTGATTGTTACCACTAATATTTCCGCAGCACTTGGTGCACTTGCATCAACTGTGACTGCTTGGATCATTTTGAAAAAACCTGACCTTGGTATGATTCTTAACGGAACTCTTGCTGGTCTTGTGGGAATCACTGCTCCCTGTGCGATTGTAAGTCCTACATCTGCTGCTATTATTGGTGCAGTGTCTGGTGCTCTTGTTGTATTATCTGTTCTTTTCTTTGACAAAATCAAAATTGATGACCCTGTTGGTGCAACATCTGTTCACTTAGTTTGTGGTATCTGGGGAACATTAGCTGTTGCAATCTTTGGATACGAAGGTGCACCTGCAGGAGTAGAAGTTCCTTCTATCTTAACACAACTTTATGGAATTCTTGCGATCGGTGGTTTCACATTCGTAGTTTCATTAGTATTGTGGTTTGTGTTGAAACTTGCTGGTGGAATCCGAGTGGGTGAAGAAGAAGAACTCAGCGGTTTGGATCTTGGGGAACATGGAGCGGAAGCTTACCCTGATTTCAACATCCGAGCACGTGGTTAA